A section of the Cupriavidus taiwanensis genome encodes:
- a CDS encoding tyrosine-type recombinase/integrase translates to MEQFVQEKRTCGYRYDEPARLLACFDRFLSDEALMECKLPRSISHKWLAKRPHESKGTHDHRICAVRQFALFMCRLGYAADVPDRWPMARGASSFSPRILTHAEIQRLLQAADQLTPTARSPMRHLIMPEVLRLLYGCGLRISEVLHLRVADVDLERGILTVRDGKFGKDRLIPPALPLVQRLRTYAQVMGDRPSDAYFFPSPSDGPLSHPAIYWLYRELLLRSGIPHAGRGKGPRLHDLRHNFAVHALLRWCQEGANLDVKLPVLATYLGHRSLAGTQCYLHLIAELFPEITARTNAAFGDVIPRRSGS, encoded by the coding sequence ATGGAACAGTTCGTCCAGGAGAAACGGACGTGTGGGTACCGATATGATGAGCCAGCCCGCTTGCTGGCATGCTTTGACCGCTTCCTGAGCGATGAAGCGCTAATGGAATGCAAGCTGCCGCGCTCGATCAGCCACAAGTGGCTCGCCAAACGGCCCCACGAGAGCAAGGGCACCCACGATCATCGTATCTGTGCAGTTCGCCAATTTGCCCTGTTCATGTGCCGGTTGGGATATGCCGCTGATGTGCCGGATCGATGGCCGATGGCGAGGGGAGCGAGCAGCTTCTCTCCACGCATCCTGACACATGCCGAGATTCAGCGGCTGTTGCAGGCGGCTGACCAGCTTACACCGACAGCCCGATCCCCAATGCGGCATCTCATCATGCCGGAAGTGCTCCGGCTCCTGTATGGCTGCGGGCTGAGGATTAGCGAAGTGCTGCACCTGCGCGTGGCCGATGTGGACCTCGAACGGGGAATCCTGACGGTGCGTGATGGCAAATTTGGTAAGGACAGGCTCATCCCACCAGCCTTGCCGCTGGTACAGCGCCTTCGAACCTACGCACAAGTCATGGGCGATCGCCCGTCCGATGCCTACTTCTTCCCTTCGCCATCAGACGGCCCGCTGAGCCACCCGGCCATCTACTGGCTGTACCGGGAGCTGCTGTTGCGCTCCGGGATCCCGCATGCCGGCAGAGGCAAGGGGCCGCGCTTACATGATCTTCGGCACAATTTCGCCGTCCATGCGTTGCTGCGGTGGTGTCAGGAGGGAGCCAACCTCGACGTGAAGCTTCCGGTGCTGGCAACCTATCTCGGCCATCGCTCCCTCGCCGGAACGCAGTGCTATCTGCATCTGATCGCCGAACTGTTTCCGGAGATCACGGCGCGCACGAACGCCGCCTTCGGTGATGTC